A single region of the Candidatus Protochlamydia amoebophila UWE25 genome encodes:
- the recD gene encoding exodeoxyribonuclease V subunit alpha: MERGFAKQNFLESYKLAPWLGTKRAQDLPNWPLVNQLLSKNQLSYLNYLLTLEIIKDQWINQNLVLFICHLLMAAQEGHLCVEIRNQTLFPTVKQLWTNEAAAPLSNEELENLTHSILQGSQNIPVNFVTAMDSLENSVYPNTPICMHKGNFYLQKHWVLETVFLKNLNKHLQTSPTLELNRVVLEQHLNECVLKKKLLLEQAQAILTGCLSSLSLITGGPGTGKTFTAGRFIQIYWDSLKECQKKNCQIALAAPTGKAAANLQKSLSLVTAQLKDFPPLKAKTLHQLLGINNRSRNESGIRLAADLIIVDESSMIDVKMMAYLFEALKKGSRLILLGDQHQLPSVEAGSLFADLTKLKTKIPCTELKVCLRTELSSIVSLAHYINQGKGQETLSMLNETQIAGISRLNLSPDRREAQKEFVQHVMNHFPLSIKVHDNQKILELFNTIRILSPMRKGYFGVDSINQLIWNHVSQIKLSPGWLAIPIIIVTNDYKQNLFNGETGVLIRKLPLKSITSEDYALFPSKDEGENMRCLPACLLPKYELAYCLSVHKSQGSEFERVILMLPEGSECFGREVFYTGVTRARKHIEVWGTDFTIEKTISQQSFRLSGIQTRLEKFI; encoded by the coding sequence ATGGAAAGAGGATTCGCAAAGCAAAATTTTTTAGAATCATATAAGTTAGCTCCTTGGTTGGGCACAAAAAGAGCTCAAGACTTACCGAATTGGCCCCTCGTTAATCAGTTATTAAGTAAAAATCAACTTTCTTATTTAAACTATCTTTTAACTTTAGAAATTATTAAAGATCAATGGATCAATCAAAACCTTGTGTTGTTTATTTGCCATCTTTTGATGGCTGCTCAAGAGGGGCATTTATGCGTGGAAATCAGGAATCAGACTTTATTTCCTACGGTAAAACAACTTTGGACGAATGAAGCGGCAGCACCGTTATCTAATGAAGAGTTAGAGAATTTAACCCATTCAATTTTGCAGGGATCACAAAATATTCCGGTTAATTTTGTGACAGCTATGGATAGCCTTGAAAATTCTGTTTATCCGAATACTCCCATATGTATGCATAAAGGCAATTTTTATTTGCAAAAACATTGGGTTTTGGAAACAGTTTTTCTAAAAAATTTAAACAAACATTTACAAACATCCCCAACGCTTGAATTAAATCGAGTTGTTCTTGAACAACACCTTAATGAATGTGTGTTGAAAAAAAAATTGTTATTGGAACAAGCTCAAGCAATTTTAACAGGATGCTTATCGTCTCTTTCACTTATTACTGGTGGACCTGGAACCGGAAAAACTTTTACGGCTGGCCGTTTTATTCAAATTTATTGGGATAGTTTAAAAGAATGTCAGAAAAAAAACTGCCAAATTGCTTTAGCAGCACCGACGGGTAAAGCTGCTGCAAATTTACAAAAAAGTTTGAGTTTAGTCACCGCGCAGTTAAAAGATTTTCCTCCTTTAAAAGCAAAAACTTTGCATCAATTATTGGGAATTAATAATCGCTCAAGAAATGAATCTGGTATAAGATTAGCAGCGGATTTGATTATTGTAGATGAAAGTTCGATGATCGATGTCAAAATGATGGCTTATTTATTTGAAGCTTTAAAAAAAGGCTCGCGACTGATTTTACTCGGTGATCAGCATCAATTACCTTCTGTGGAAGCAGGAAGTTTATTTGCTGATTTGACGAAATTAAAAACAAAAATTCCCTGTACAGAACTGAAAGTTTGTTTACGCACAGAATTAAGCTCTATTGTTTCATTGGCGCATTATATTAATCAAGGAAAGGGTCAAGAAACGTTGAGCATGCTTAACGAAACACAGATTGCTGGGATTTCTCGTTTAAATTTGTCTCCAGATAGAAGAGAAGCGCAAAAAGAATTTGTCCAGCACGTTATGAATCATTTTCCTTTATCTATAAAAGTTCACGATAATCAAAAAATATTAGAGCTTTTTAATACCATTCGTATTTTATCACCTATGCGAAAAGGGTATTTTGGAGTAGATAGCATTAATCAGCTCATTTGGAATCATGTGAGCCAAATAAAACTATCACCAGGGTGGTTAGCAATTCCTATTATTATTGTCACGAATGATTACAAACAAAATTTGTTCAATGGCGAAACTGGTGTGTTAATTCGAAAACTACCTTTAAAATCAATAACGAGCGAAGATTATGCTTTATTTCCTTCTAAAGATGAGGGAGAAAATATGCGTTGTTTACCCGCTTGTTTACTTCCTAAGTATGAATTAGCTTATTGCTTATCTGTCCATAAGAGTCAGGGCAGCGAATTCGAGAGAGTCATTTTAATGTTACCTGAAGGATCGGAATGCTTTGGTAGAGAAGTTTTTTATACTGGCGTTACGAGGGCTCGTAAACATATTGAGGTGTGGGGAACCGATTTCACAATTGAAAAAACAATTTCTCAACAAAGTTTTCGCTTATCTGGGATTCAAACGCGTCTGGAAAAATTTATTTAA
- a CDS encoding UvrD-helicase domain-containing protein translates to MKNFNVLDRQLILHQHYLLEASAGTGKTFSIQNIVVRLLIENQLEQEALPLSKILVVTFTKAATRDLKLRIRLNIEYALEVFNEWLSHSNVLENTPDYLKAVIEAGIESVLKAKKKLQQALFEFDQAQIFTIHAFCARMLRQYAIESDIGFHASYGEETFPPSEILAVIQDFFRTEIRLENFSPAQLEIILKHDPDQKKLLRAIQSGYEFEELPTFQQIYQQFLEGMQNLQRTYSISSSLLMEDFQEQAPFFRNYKGAKSKADTLIKISRFVALFDQTEWTVENFDQLICDGLEWVLALDPKLLKNPAASFRLNYPGFTALLHHTLERVVYLARDESILIARLAKACQKLLRNYQREEEKLSPDDLLRKMDWAIGQENFLKQIQMIYQAAIIDEFQDTDPLQWQIFRRLFLPQDKTWKGYLYLVGDPKQSIYSFRQADIYTYLAAAQALGHEHCFSLDVNYRSQPALVNALNVLFSPDHTPKFIPLPKTNFHLTYQPVFASTFNQTRLFEDEKGAVHFFMGDGSNKKNSTIQDLEQKVFFPFIAQEIRRLRKQKTLAYSQFAVLVRDRYQALRLAEYFDSYQLPYLNQRGTSLAESPALNALIDLIKAVLHPQNIGTLRTLLGNSLIGWSHEKLHDSSNLESILSVIQSLKQVLIEQGFSIFYDRFLQSCWGKNKLSILEQLLAKEGGVDFYHDLQQIAEIVINHQYHEWNGPEGLIPFLDQFQKWDENEDPRVKRFQDPSKDGIKILTLHVSKGLEFDIVFALGLIQRNSFKDELIPIEKEGKFVLIPLEESSEQRLHYCEEIDAEKMRQLYVAMTRAKYQLYIPISLHIPSEQIKYGEASPLDLLLGRLGQTECSYETLYDRIRHFNGQSFIKFMEEIGSQNDMTYSIHREIFLEKNKKDSVPFIDLEPPKSISILTTPLLMSSFSSLNRISSFSLSQTPPHDFNNSIKTEHTLPASSETGILIHELLEKISFRDFKGINLAVETLPLIRPWIQNEMYRPWENVLAALVYQVLNVDLGIYSSPFCLADIEPSKLVREMTFLFPYESDLAIEGLVEGQGLIKGFIDLIFVHKGKYYIVDWKSNWLGSSNECYDFFHLHQAMLDHNYFVQAKIYTEALKRYLKLVETRAFEECFGGFFYLFLRGIQSNKQSGIYFCDAQDLIKIFSPKNYE, encoded by the coding sequence ATGAAGAATTTTAATGTGTTAGATAGGCAGTTAATCCTTCATCAACATTACCTACTTGAAGCATCTGCAGGAACAGGAAAGACTTTTTCTATTCAAAATATTGTAGTCCGTTTATTAATTGAAAATCAGCTAGAACAAGAAGCCTTACCGCTAAGTAAAATCTTAGTCGTCACATTTACGAAAGCTGCGACCCGAGATTTAAAACTACGTATTAGATTGAATATTGAATATGCCTTAGAAGTATTTAATGAATGGTTAAGTCATTCAAATGTATTAGAAAATACTCCGGACTATTTAAAGGCCGTCATTGAAGCAGGAATAGAAAGTGTTTTAAAAGCAAAAAAAAAGTTACAGCAAGCGTTGTTTGAGTTCGATCAAGCGCAAATTTTTACAATACATGCTTTTTGTGCGCGCATGCTCAGGCAGTATGCAATTGAAAGTGATATAGGCTTTCATGCGAGTTATGGGGAAGAAACTTTTCCTCCGTCAGAAATTTTAGCGGTCATTCAAGATTTTTTTCGAACAGAGATTCGTTTAGAAAATTTTAGCCCTGCACAACTTGAAATTATTTTAAAACATGATCCTGATCAAAAAAAACTATTAAGAGCTATTCAAAGTGGCTATGAGTTTGAAGAACTGCCTACATTTCAACAAATTTATCAACAGTTTCTTGAAGGCATGCAGAATTTACAAAGAACTTATTCCATAAGTTCTTCTTTATTAATGGAAGATTTTCAAGAGCAAGCTCCCTTTTTTCGGAATTATAAAGGAGCCAAATCCAAAGCTGATACATTAATTAAAATTTCTCGATTTGTTGCTTTGTTTGATCAAACTGAGTGGACTGTTGAAAACTTTGATCAATTAATTTGCGATGGTTTAGAATGGGTGCTAGCCTTAGATCCGAAGTTACTTAAAAATCCTGCAGCATCCTTTCGCTTAAATTATCCAGGTTTTACAGCTTTATTGCATCACACTTTAGAGAGAGTCGTCTATTTAGCACGGGATGAATCTATATTAATAGCTAGACTTGCCAAAGCCTGCCAAAAGCTATTGCGCAATTACCAAAGAGAAGAGGAAAAGCTTTCCCCGGACGATTTATTAAGAAAAATGGATTGGGCAATTGGGCAAGAAAACTTTTTAAAACAAATTCAAATGATTTATCAAGCGGCTATTATTGATGAATTCCAAGATACAGATCCTTTACAATGGCAAATTTTTCGACGTTTATTTCTTCCTCAAGATAAAACTTGGAAAGGTTATTTATATTTAGTCGGTGATCCTAAACAATCGATCTATTCTTTTAGGCAAGCAGATATTTATACTTATTTGGCAGCTGCGCAAGCACTCGGGCATGAGCATTGTTTTTCTCTTGATGTAAATTATCGTTCTCAACCAGCGTTAGTGAATGCTTTGAATGTCCTATTTTCTCCAGATCATACTCCAAAGTTTATTCCTCTTCCTAAAACAAATTTTCATTTAACTTATCAACCTGTTTTTGCTTCTACTTTCAATCAAACACGTTTATTTGAGGATGAAAAAGGAGCTGTCCACTTTTTTATGGGGGATGGAAGCAATAAAAAGAATTCAACCATACAAGATTTAGAACAAAAAGTATTTTTCCCTTTTATTGCACAAGAAATTAGACGCTTAAGGAAGCAAAAAACATTGGCCTATAGCCAATTTGCTGTTTTAGTAAGGGATCGTTATCAAGCGTTACGTCTCGCCGAATATTTTGACTCCTATCAATTACCTTATTTAAATCAACGAGGGACTAGTTTAGCTGAATCACCTGCATTGAACGCCTTAATAGATCTTATTAAAGCTGTTCTTCATCCGCAAAACATAGGGACTCTTAGGACACTGTTAGGCAATTCTTTGATTGGTTGGTCTCATGAAAAGTTGCATGATTCTTCGAATTTAGAATCGATTTTGTCAGTGATTCAATCTTTAAAGCAAGTTTTGATAGAGCAGGGATTCTCCATCTTTTATGATCGTTTCTTACAAAGTTGCTGGGGGAAAAATAAACTTTCTATTCTGGAACAATTATTAGCGAAGGAGGGAGGTGTTGATTTTTACCATGATTTACAGCAAATTGCTGAAATTGTCATTAATCATCAATATCATGAATGGAATGGTCCTGAAGGGTTGATTCCATTTTTAGATCAATTTCAAAAATGGGATGAAAATGAAGATCCCAGAGTTAAGCGGTTTCAAGATCCTTCTAAAGATGGAATTAAGATCTTAACATTACATGTGAGTAAAGGTTTAGAATTCGATATCGTTTTTGCTTTAGGTTTAATTCAACGTAATTCTTTCAAAGATGAATTGATTCCTATTGAAAAAGAAGGCAAATTTGTTTTAATTCCTTTAGAAGAATCAAGTGAACAGCGACTTCACTATTGCGAAGAAATTGACGCAGAAAAAATGAGGCAACTTTATGTTGCCATGACGCGCGCGAAATATCAGCTTTATATTCCGATAAGTCTCCATATTCCTTCTGAGCAAATTAAATATGGTGAGGCATCTCCTTTAGATCTTCTTTTAGGTAGACTCGGACAGACTGAGTGTAGCTATGAGACCCTTTATGACCGCATCCGACATTTCAATGGTCAAAGTTTTATTAAATTTATGGAGGAAATAGGTTCTCAAAATGACATGACCTATTCGATTCACAGAGAAATTTTTCTAGAAAAAAATAAGAAGGATTCTGTTCCCTTTATTGATCTTGAGCCACCTAAGTCTATTTCTATTTTAACAACACCCTTATTAATGAGTTCTTTTTCAAGCTTAAATCGAATCTCTTCTTTTTCACTATCGCAGACTCCTCCTCACGATTTCAACAATTCTATTAAAACTGAACATACCTTACCAGCAAGCAGTGAAACAGGTATTCTTATTCATGAGCTATTAGAAAAAATTTCGTTTCGTGATTTTAAAGGGATAAACTTAGCTGTTGAAACTCTTCCTTTGATTCGTCCATGGATCCAAAATGAAATGTACCGACCTTGGGAAAATGTTTTAGCTGCACTAGTCTATCAAGTCCTGAATGTAGATTTAGGCATTTATTCTTCCCCCTTTTGTTTAGCGGATATTGAGCCATCGAAATTGGTTCGTGAAATGACTTTTCTTTTTCCGTATGAAAGTGATTTAGCAATAGAGGGATTGGTAGAAGGGCAAGGATTAATTAAAGGTTTTATTGATTTGATTTTTGTTCATAAAGGTAAATATTATATTGTCGATTGGAAAAGTAATTGGCTTGGATCATCAAACGAGTGTTATGATTTTTTTCATTTACATCAAGCTATGTTGGACCATAATTATTTCGTACAAGCTAAAATTTATACTGAAGCACTGAAACGATATTTAAAATTGGTGGAAACACGAGCATTTGAAGAATGCTTTGGCGGATTTTTTTACTTATTTTTAAGAGGAATTCAATCTAATAAACAATCAGGAATTTATTTTTGTGACGCGCAGGATCTAATAAAAATTTTCTCGCCTAAAAATTACGAGTGA